One genomic window of Bacillus mycoides includes the following:
- a CDS encoding adenine deaminase, whose translation MGQNQFRWSNEQLREHVEVVDGTRSPHILLKNATYLNPYIREWTVANIWIYDDRIVYVGEKLPEQLHECEVIDCDGKYVVPSYIEPHAHPYQLYNPETLANHAMQFGTTTFINDNLTLFFTLQREVAFRLLDEFKKIPASMYWWCRFDGQTELQNGESLFNSEEIMEWLKHEDVLQGGELTAWPKLLHGDEDMLNWVQETKRLQKKVEGHFPGASETTLTKLKLLGTDCDHEAMTGQEALTRLMQGYTVSLRNSSIRPDLEILVKELLELGVKQFDRFIFTTDGSHPSFYENGMTNRLIEIAIKQGIPVIDAYNMASYNIARYYNMEHLHGAIATGRIANINILESKENPVPISVIAKGRWVKRDGVNKNESLRIEWDEFQVTPLQLDWSLKKEDMIFSETTGIKLLNDVISKPYVTEIDLNGQELSIEHDECFLMMIARDGTWRVNTVVKGFAKELGGLASSYSGTGDIILIGKSKEDMLTAFHRVKELGGGMVIAERNEVLHEIALPLLGIMSDLKMSELIHKEKKMVKLLQERGYAYNDPAFTILFFSATHLPFIRVTPIGLYDVKSSKVLASPVNLIKQY comes from the coding sequence TTGGGACAAAATCAGTTTAGATGGAGCAATGAACAATTACGAGAGCATGTTGAAGTAGTAGATGGTACTAGAAGTCCGCACATTCTATTAAAGAATGCGACATATTTAAATCCGTACATACGTGAATGGACTGTAGCAAATATTTGGATCTATGATGACCGAATTGTATATGTGGGAGAAAAATTACCAGAGCAACTACATGAATGTGAAGTTATTGATTGCGATGGAAAGTATGTAGTTCCTAGTTACATAGAACCGCATGCACATCCATATCAATTATATAATCCAGAGACTTTAGCAAATCATGCGATGCAATTTGGGACAACAACTTTCATTAATGATAATCTAACTTTATTTTTCACATTACAGCGTGAAGTAGCGTTTCGTTTATTAGATGAATTTAAAAAGATTCCTGCAAGTATGTATTGGTGGTGTCGTTTTGATGGGCAAACTGAACTGCAAAATGGGGAATCTTTATTTAATAGTGAAGAAATAATGGAGTGGCTGAAGCATGAAGATGTTCTTCAGGGCGGCGAGTTAACTGCATGGCCAAAACTATTACACGGCGATGAGGACATGTTAAATTGGGTACAGGAAACAAAACGATTACAGAAGAAAGTAGAAGGTCATTTTCCCGGAGCGTCTGAAACAACTTTAACAAAGTTAAAATTGTTAGGTACGGATTGTGATCATGAAGCGATGACAGGGCAGGAAGCATTAACACGCCTTATGCAAGGTTACACCGTTTCTCTTAGAAATTCTTCTATCCGTCCAGATTTAGAAATTTTAGTAAAAGAATTGCTAGAACTAGGTGTTAAACAATTTGATAGATTCATTTTCACAACAGACGGTTCGCATCCGTCATTTTATGAAAACGGAATGACAAATAGATTGATAGAAATAGCGATTAAGCAAGGGATACCAGTTATAGATGCCTATAATATGGCAAGTTATAACATTGCTCGTTATTATAATATGGAGCATTTACATGGTGCGATTGCCACAGGTAGAATCGCCAATATTAACATTTTGGAAAGTAAAGAAAACCCGGTGCCGATTAGTGTAATTGCAAAGGGACGATGGGTGAAGCGTGACGGAGTAAACAAAAATGAATCATTACGTATAGAATGGGATGAATTTCAAGTAACCCCTCTACAACTAGACTGGTCTTTAAAGAAAGAAGATATGATTTTTTCTGAAACAACAGGTATAAAATTATTAAATGATGTTATTTCAAAACCATATGTAACTGAAATCGACTTAAACGGTCAGGAACTTTCTATTGAGCATGATGAATGTTTCCTTATGATGATTGCTCGTGATGGCACTTGGCGAGTGAATACAGTTGTGAAAGGTTTTGCGAAAGAATTAGGAGGTCTTGCAAGTTCTTATTCTGGTACAGGTGACATCATTCTTATTGGAAAAAGTAAAGAAGATATGCTTACAGCTTTTCATAGAGTAAAAGAGCTAGGTGGCGGTATGGTAATAGCGGAAAGAAATGAAGTGTTACACGAAATTGCATTACCGTTGCTCGGGATTATGTCCGATTTAAAAATGAGCGAATTAATACATAAAGAGAAAAAAATGGTGAAATTACTACAAGAGCGAGGATATGCCTATAACGATCCAGCATTTACGATTTTATTCTTTTCTGCGACGCACTTGCCTTTTATACGGGTAACGCCTATAGGATTATATGATGTGAAAAGTAGTAAAGTACTTGCTTCACCGGTAAATCTAATAAAGCAATATTAA
- a CDS encoding signal peptidase II codes for MVNKKRYMKVKFWSVRALIILFFAVSAITVSQGVVHLQGIVKERFFSEKKSTEIYKETINSGNIEDYGTPIEDKKVGDNGKRTTTGKKFKGFERENSWGDVFSVLSNSWITVAFSVIIAVAIIYYFYKYVRKRLTKTEIEQEKQSITKENSVRTVKNETVSHQLVRPLPTDPIRKRLIEWERTLQLHEQRRSYETIQQWLKRICRTRDIIPIYESVRYGEKICSELDVEKTMRWINQDEKVEE; via the coding sequence ATGGTTAATAAAAAGCGGTATATGAAAGTGAAGTTTTGGAGTGTAAGAGCTTTAATCATACTTTTCTTTGCGGTTAGTGCGATAACGGTATCACAAGGTGTTGTGCATTTACAGGGCATAGTAAAAGAGCGTTTTTTTAGTGAAAAGAAATCTACAGAAATTTATAAGGAAACAATAAACTCTGGAAATATTGAAGATTATGGAACACCTATAGAAGATAAAAAAGTGGGAGATAATGGGAAAAGAACAACGACGGGTAAAAAATTTAAAGGTTTCGAACGGGAAAATTCATGGGGAGACGTATTTTCTGTGCTTTCAAATTCATGGATTACTGTAGCTTTTTCTGTGATTATTGCAGTGGCAATCATATATTATTTCTACAAGTATGTTAGGAAAAGGTTAACGAAAACAGAAATAGAGCAGGAGAAACAATCGATAACAAAAGAGAATTCGGTAAGAACTGTAAAGAATGAAACAGTAAGTCATCAGTTAGTGCGGCCACTGCCTACAGACCCAATACGGAAAAGGTTAATTGAATGGGAACGAACATTACAATTGCACGAACAGCGAAGGTCCTATGAAACGATACAACAATGGTTAAAACGAATATGTCGAACGAGAGATATTATTCCGATATATGAGTCTGTTCGTTATGGTGAAAAGATCTGTTCGGAATTAGATGTAGAGAAAACAATGAGGTGGATAAATCAGGATGAGAAGGTGGAGGAATAG
- a CDS encoding DUF58 domain-containing protein — MKQQLVYTPLAEPFVIGVVSVVAVILCVFSSNLLILSLVFLYLILIGATHGYIRKVSHVQWEYNQGNSNVFIGETNTCKIKISNNSIFPIFNIVFRFKCENKLTWDHEELNKNHSTGSNYYMNFNIKGGETVSFDMQAIALKRGIAKWEEVEIVITDLLGFITNHIIYSQVDTPSYLVLPAVPKIQVPELQEWSRGFRKAMSSPLYDETKVMGVKSYENEDFRSIHWGATAKTGTITAKKYERTQSDKYSVYLNLQNKSGVSLRNDTEELIELTAGICKQLLMQDCSFELWINSVKDNGLLHVKNGDNRKHLQNVLKVLASISDQDTPVSSSYFYTAGFRRKELGAVPLILGTSPKKYSRTNKWIVIKE; from the coding sequence ATGAAACAACAGCTCGTGTATACACCGTTAGCGGAACCCTTTGTAATAGGAGTTGTATCAGTTGTAGCCGTTATTTTATGTGTATTCTCAAGTAATCTGCTAATTTTATCCCTCGTATTTTTATATTTAATTTTAATAGGAGCTACGCATGGATACATACGTAAAGTATCTCATGTTCAATGGGAATACAATCAAGGTAATTCGAACGTTTTTATAGGTGAAACGAATACGTGCAAAATAAAAATTTCAAACAACTCGATATTTCCTATTTTCAATATCGTATTTCGATTTAAATGTGAAAATAAGCTAACTTGGGATCATGAGGAGCTAAACAAAAATCATAGTACAGGTTCAAATTATTATATGAATTTTAATATAAAAGGTGGAGAGACAGTTTCATTTGATATGCAAGCTATAGCACTAAAAAGAGGTATCGCGAAATGGGAAGAAGTTGAAATTGTTATTACGGATCTTTTGGGATTTATAACGAATCACATAATATATAGTCAAGTTGATACACCGTCCTATTTAGTTTTGCCAGCTGTTCCGAAAATACAAGTACCTGAATTACAAGAATGGTCACGTGGATTTCGAAAAGCAATGTCTTCTCCGCTATATGATGAAACGAAAGTAATGGGAGTGAAATCTTATGAAAATGAAGATTTTCGTTCTATCCATTGGGGTGCAACAGCAAAAACAGGGACGATAACGGCGAAAAAATATGAACGAACACAATCAGATAAATACTCGGTTTATCTTAATTTACAAAATAAAAGTGGCGTTTCTTTACGTAATGATACAGAAGAACTAATTGAACTAACAGCTGGCATATGTAAACAACTGCTTATGCAAGATTGCTCATTTGAATTATGGATTAATAGCGTGAAAGATAACGGATTGTTGCATGTAAAAAACGGGGATAATCGGAAACATTTGCAAAATGTATTAAAGGTACTTGCCTCAATATCGGATCAAGATACGCCTGTATCATCTTCTTATTTTTACACAGCTGGATTTCGTCGAAAGGAATTGGGTGCGGTTCCTTTAATTCTTGGTACTTCTCCAAAGAAATATAGTAGAACGAATAAATGGATTGTAATTAAAGAATAA
- a CDS encoding AAA family ATPase — protein MNILKKITNNISKVIIGKDESIELAAIALIARGHILLEDVPGTGKTTLAKSLAKSVDAKFQRIQFTADTLPGDVIGLEYFDVKESEFKTRLGPIFANIVLVDEINRAVPRTQSSLLEVMEERTVTIAKQTHSLPEPFLVIATQNPLESAGTFPLPDAQLDRFLLTIRQGYPTREAEKEMMRRFQTNDPLEALHSIISSEEIIAVQKRAREVLVGNDVQDYLLEIIEATRKHELIEIGVSPRGTLAFMRAIQARAILNERDYCTPDDIKTLAAAVCSHRLTLTIEGEMKTTKEQIIKEILGAISVPVENAR, from the coding sequence ATGAACATATTAAAGAAAATCACTAACAATATTTCAAAGGTCATTATAGGAAAAGATGAATCGATTGAACTGGCAGCTATAGCTCTTATAGCAAGAGGACATATTTTATTAGAAGATGTACCTGGGACTGGAAAAACAACATTAGCGAAAAGTTTGGCGAAAAGTGTGGATGCGAAGTTTCAAAGAATTCAATTCACAGCTGATACTTTGCCAGGGGATGTTATTGGTCTCGAATATTTTGATGTGAAGGAATCGGAATTTAAAACGAGATTAGGGCCTATTTTTGCAAATATAGTATTAGTTGATGAAATTAATCGAGCTGTGCCGAGAACGCAATCTTCGTTACTTGAAGTTATGGAAGAACGTACCGTTACGATTGCGAAACAGACACATTCATTACCAGAACCTTTTTTAGTTATTGCAACGCAAAACCCTCTCGAGTCAGCGGGTACATTTCCTTTACCAGACGCTCAATTAGACCGATTTTTACTTACTATACGCCAAGGTTACCCTACGAGAGAAGCAGAAAAGGAAATGATGAGACGATTTCAAACGAATGATCCTCTAGAAGCATTACATTCTATTATTTCAAGTGAAGAAATTATTGCGGTGCAAAAACGTGCAAGGGAAGTGTTAGTAGGGAATGATGTGCAAGATTATCTTCTTGAAATCATTGAGGCAACGCGTAAGCATGAACTGATTGAAATTGGTGTAAGCCCGCGAGGTACATTGGCATTTATGAGAGCGATTCAAGCACGGGCAATATTAAATGAAAGAGATTACTGTACGCCAGATGATATTAAGACGCTTGCTGCAGCCGTTTGTTCTCACCGGTTAACGTTAACGATTGAAGGGGAGATGAAAACGACGAAGGAACAAATCATTAAAGAAATTCTTGGTGCGATTAGTGTACCAGTGGAGAATGCACGATGA
- a CDS encoding immunity protein Imm33 domain-containing protein, with protein MKIMIKNIGNKNIKAKVEEPLSFQVETLFNLLSKVEDKLADGFSIQVGWSVFSLCNYEECYQIITPDYTKNPFKDTSEDLTIALWVQLEQSHCLRRLNIEGELIKFNDKIVIAKNVLQQEEFYLQRSSGCGEGDSGWYIGPINEEESGELETIYAYELLKMKPAIIQVLALPYNYLVVFEKDKIKAILNENDVEIWSEIER; from the coding sequence TTGAAAATAATGATTAAAAATATAGGTAATAAAAATATAAAAGCTAAAGTAGAAGAACCTTTAAGTTTTCAAGTAGAAACCTTATTTAATTTGTTATCTAAAGTAGAAGATAAATTAGCAGATGGATTTTCAATACAAGTTGGATGGTCTGTTTTTAGTTTATGTAACTATGAAGAGTGTTATCAAATTATTACCCCAGATTATACTAAAAACCCTTTTAAGGATACGTCAGAGGATTTAACGATTGCTTTATGGGTACAACTAGAGCAATCGCATTGCTTACGTCGATTAAATATAGAGGGAGAATTGATAAAATTTAACGATAAGATTGTGATAGCGAAAAATGTGTTGCAACAAGAAGAGTTCTATTTACAAAGATCTAGCGGGTGTGGTGAAGGTGATTCGGGTTGGTATATAGGACCTATCAATGAAGAAGAATCAGGTGAATTGGAAACCATATACGCCTACGAATTATTAAAAATGAAACCTGCAATTATTCAAGTACTAGCCTTACCGTATAATTATTTAGTAGTTTTTGAGAAAGACAAAATTAAAGCAATCTTAAATGAAAATGATGTTGAAATTTGGAGTGAAATAGAAAGGTAA
- a CDS encoding SMI1/KNR4 family protein — MKRLIEIIKTLPNCRVHEPTKFPEFDKDKHMLPSDVKEFYSLCGGLILFENEEYAIHIVKPEEFVLANPIIIGELCAEDISSNWYIIGNDRMDGYVTIDLSEERLGRCYDSFFDRHGIVGESKIIANSFTDLLKNLINNQGQYWYWLKTNFESLGDAYDKEEKVKDKL, encoded by the coding sequence ATGAAGCGGTTGATTGAAATAATAAAAACATTACCAAATTGTCGGGTTCATGAGCCTACAAAATTCCCGGAATTTGATAAGGATAAGCATATGCTTCCAAGTGATGTAAAAGAATTTTATAGTCTTTGTGGAGGGCTTATTTTATTTGAAAATGAGGAATACGCTATTCATATTGTGAAGCCAGAGGAGTTTGTTTTAGCTAATCCTATAATTATAGGAGAGTTATGTGCGGAGGATATTTCATCAAATTGGTATATTATAGGTAATGATCGTATGGATGGGTATGTAACGATAGATTTAAGTGAAGAGAGATTAGGTAGATGTTATGATAGTTTCTTCGATCGACACGGTATAGTTGGAGAGTCAAAAATTATCGCAAATTCATTTACTGATTTACTTAAAAACCTCATTAACAATCAAGGGCAATATTGGTATTGGCTAAAAACAAATTTTGAATCACTTGGAGATGCTTATGATAAAGAAGAGAAGGTTAAAGATAAACTTTGA
- a CDS encoding SMI1/KNR4 family protein: protein MINWKDKIATLVLVKQELMKQDVEQIWPHHFPEIGASEEYVYALEQELGYKLDLIYRDFLQHANGWKGFYQTVDLFSIEQLKKSAIMDHAQMLLTVIDDDVLKENGVLRQELLPIAVSELDKDLFVLCLPNSRRPGEIIWFAGEKIDRFENFEEYFLAIVDYNREEILALKGDQLKGELNLEISVHKNSSSKN from the coding sequence ATGATTAACTGGAAAGATAAGATAGCAACTTTGGTTTTAGTGAAGCAAGAGTTAATGAAACAAGATGTAGAGCAAATATGGCCACATCACTTTCCGGAAATAGGAGCAAGCGAAGAGTATGTGTATGCTCTTGAACAAGAATTGGGTTATAAACTTGATTTAATATATCGAGATTTTCTACAACATGCTAATGGTTGGAAAGGTTTTTATCAAACTGTGGACTTATTTAGTATAGAACAACTGAAGAAATCCGCTATAATGGATCACGCTCAAATGTTATTAACAGTAATTGATGACGATGTTTTAAAAGAAAATGGTGTTTTAAGACAGGAGTTATTACCAATAGCGGTCTCTGAATTGGATAAGGACTTATTTGTTTTATGTTTACCAAATTCACGTAGACCAGGTGAGATAATTTGGTTTGCAGGAGAAAAAATAGATAGGTTTGAGAATTTTGAAGAGTATTTCTTGGCAATAGTTGATTACAATAGAGAAGAAATATTGGCTTTAAAAGGTGATCAACTAAAGGGAGAATTGAATTTGGAAATCTCTGTACACAAAAACAGTTCCTCAAAAAATTAG
- a CDS encoding PoNi-like cognate immunity protein, with product MRDQLCIEEKCKKGIELHKKFIEDNREEIRSLEEDEKNGIQRKPKDNISIIEGRYLRNFIHEMNDIRAMYSLGEDISTMEVYFYNAMDDLEHTGTSKVGYIYMLWIISLGILLETDKKNIERLKKIVDKKNVNDAVIDCLLCASDIGYTKMTNVYFKENPYAKTREFIELAQTDKKEASKRLQTYMEKEWFKGHYDYEWKNAHKEPGYVGYWSFETAALVKILELDDTSLKDNNHYPYDLAHYKNEMKFKHIGQSEYHYEDETEENEEIVKGIENNPALENIIPPKWHSLVNELIHDYKNMDDSSFYEKYKKTIGIGQVWFLPQEYEEENEQKNLLGSLIVFALTVRDYILQLDYKEDLEDYIDNLKNFWNVSETKLVQFILENDQNYYAWVPKEANIPNIYEVKIESVDVEEVL from the coding sequence ATGAGAGATCAATTGTGCATAGAAGAAAAATGTAAAAAAGGAATAGAACTCCATAAAAAGTTTATTGAAGATAATAGAGAGGAGATTAGAAGTTTAGAAGAAGATGAAAAGAATGGTATACAAAGAAAGCCTAAAGATAATATAAGTATTATAGAAGGAAGATATTTAAGGAATTTTATACATGAGATGAACGACATTAGAGCAATGTATTCTTTAGGAGAAGACATTAGCACAATGGAAGTATATTTTTATAATGCAATGGATGATTTAGAGCATACAGGGACTAGCAAAGTGGGTTATATATATATGCTTTGGATAATTTCTTTAGGAATTTTGTTAGAAACGGATAAAAAAAATATAGAAAGATTAAAAAAGATAGTTGATAAAAAAAATGTGAATGATGCAGTAATAGATTGCCTCTTATGCGCTAGTGATATCGGATACACAAAAATGACGAATGTTTATTTTAAAGAAAATCCATATGCAAAAACGAGAGAATTTATAGAACTTGCACAAACAGATAAAAAAGAAGCATCTAAAAGATTACAAACGTATATGGAGAAAGAATGGTTTAAAGGCCATTATGATTATGAATGGAAAAATGCGCATAAAGAACCTGGATATGTAGGGTACTGGAGCTTTGAGACAGCTGCACTAGTAAAGATACTCGAACTTGATGATACAAGTTTAAAAGATAATAACCATTATCCATATGATTTGGCACATTATAAAAATGAAATGAAATTTAAGCATATAGGCCAAAGTGAATATCACTATGAAGATGAGACAGAAGAAAATGAAGAAATAGTAAAAGGAATTGAAAATAATCCTGCATTGGAAAATATTATTCCTCCAAAATGGCATTCATTGGTCAATGAATTAATACATGATTATAAGAATATGGATGATAGTAGTTTTTATGAAAAATACAAAAAAACAATAGGAATAGGTCAAGTGTGGTTTTTACCACAAGAGTATGAAGAAGAAAATGAGCAAAAAAATCTATTAGGAAGTTTAATTGTGTTTGCCCTGACGGTAAGAGATTATATTTTACAATTGGACTATAAAGAGGATTTAGAGGACTACATTGATAATCTTAAAAATTTCTGGAATGTTTCAGAAACAAAGTTAGTTCAATTTATTTTAGAGAATGATCAAAATTATTATGCATGGGTACCAAAAGAAGCAAATATCCCAAATATATATGAAGTGAAGATAGAGAGTGTCGATGTAGAGGAAGTTCTATAA
- a CDS encoding DUF6985 domain-containing protein has product MKINDAVFGELEFNNYDWIGYKNIEFFGNEVKVALIVRGEDDGQFEEEQYMAYNFLIERWQQLQQSILEPILDYYKQKRYELGYDVESNENYPLIETVTQIPEKITLSGIFVPDNDLIDFLDIGLTLDCTWDMENGLGLCLVKGEVTEVGYQDVVL; this is encoded by the coding sequence ATGAAAATAAATGATGCAGTTTTTGGCGAACTTGAGTTTAATAATTATGATTGGATTGGATATAAAAACATTGAGTTTTTTGGGAACGAAGTTAAGGTGGCGTTAATAGTTAGGGGAGAAGATGATGGTCAGTTTGAGGAAGAACAATATATGGCATATAATTTTTTAATAGAAAGATGGCAACAATTACAACAAAGTATTTTGGAGCCTATATTAGATTATTATAAACAAAAAAGATATGAACTTGGTTACGATGTTGAATCTAACGAAAATTATCCTTTAATAGAAACAGTTACTCAAATTCCTGAAAAAATAACTTTATCTGGAATTTTCGTTCCGGATAATGACCTTATCGACTTTCTTGATATCGGACTTACGTTGGACTGTACATGGGATATGGAAAATGGATTAGGCCTTTGTCTTGTGAAAGGTGAAGTAACTGAGGTAGGTTATCAGGACGTTGTACTTTAA